AACTTCCAAGAGCTTTTCTATCTCTACTCGAATGATTAAATTATGTTCGgtactgaagtccctcttcctatGCTTCACCAGCCGAGCGTCCGATCGGACATGGAGTTTGTGTTGCGTGACCTTAGGAGAGATCCCAGggagctcgtgtgtcgaccacaCGAAGACATTGTAGTTCTGCCGGAGACATTCAATCAGCTCGACTTTTTTCTCGGCCTTCAGATCGGCAGCTATGAAGGTAGTAGCTTCCGCTCGGCttgggtggatctgcacctcttccttctcttcgtaAATCAAAGTAGGAGATTTTTCAGTTATGGTGCTAACCTCTAGCCAGGGAGTCTTCCGGGCGGACTTGGCCTCCGTCTTgatcatctcgatgtagcatcgtcgAGTGGCCAACTGATCACCCTTCACTTCTCCTACCCGATCttctaccgggaacttgattttctggcagaaggttgagacgaccgctcagaATTCATTGAGGGCCGATTGACCCAAAATGATGTTATAGGCTGAGGCGGCGACGTCTACCACGATGAATTTCGTGGCCCTCATCCTTCGGAGCGGCTCCTTTCCAAGTGATATAGCCAGCTTGATTTGGCCGATCGGCTGGACTTCATTGCCGGTGAATCTGTACAGCGAGGTTGCCATCGGTAGCAGCTCGCCCCGATCGATTTGGAGTTGCTCAAgcaccttcttgaagatgatattgaTCGAGATGCCTGTGTCAACGAATACATGGTGAATGATATAGTTTGCAATTACAGCTCGGATAATGAGGGCGTCGtcgtgcggcacttcgactcctcCGAGATCtctggggccgaagctgatctcagaCCCGCTCGCATTCTCCCTGCTGCAGCCAACGGTGTGGATCTCCAACCGCCGAACGTATGATtttcgggctcggttggagtctccgctggTCGGTCCGCTagctataatgttgatctcgcctcgcgCCATGTTGCTCCTGTTCTCCTCCTCATGAGCGGACGGTCTGCTTCGCTTGTGTGTGACTCGGTCGGGCTCGGTATTTCTTCGATGAGGCTGCTGCGATGATCTCCTTGGTTCCTCTCGTTGTTTGGCCCCATGGTACCCGTGTCACCGGTCAGGAGAGGGAGACCGACAACAATAACTTCTGGACACTAGTTGGGCGACTGAGTTGAATCTGCGACAGTCGCGGGTATTGTGGGTTGCATACTGATGAAAGGAATAGAAtataggggtccatacctttcGTTTTGGTTTTGGGCGTTCAGCGGTCACGTGCTGAACTACATGAGGCCTTGCTTCCTGGTGTAGCCGCGCCCCTTCGACTCGGGGTCCTTGTGGTGGCTGATGGCTGATGGCTGATCGGCGACTTCCATTCGGTCGGCACTGATGGTTCGGACgacgtttccttcttcctttccgcttgggcttcttccacgtttatgtattcgttggccttcttcagcatgtggtcgtagtcccgaggTGACTTTCGGATGAGAGACCAGAAGAAATCTCCGTCCACAAGCCCTTgggtgaacgcattcatcatggtctcggacgagaccgatgggatgtccatggccacctgattgaagcgttggatgtacgcTTGGAGGGACTCTCTAGGGCCCTGTTTCATGGAGAAAAagctgacgctcgtcttctggtatCGTctgctgcttgcgaagtggtgcaAGAAcgtcgttcggaagtccttgaagctttggATGGACCCGTTCGGCAGCCTTCTAAACCATCGTTGTGTTGAGCCGGAgagcgtggtgaggaagactcggcacttgacTTCCTCCGTATACTGATGAAGAGTAGCAGCGTTATCGAATTTACTAAGATGGTCGTTCGGGTTGGTCGCCCCGTTATATTCTCCGATCGCCAAGGGAGCATAGTGCCTTGGCAGCGGATCTTGTAGGATTGCCTCGgaaaattggcggttgatccgctcgggcgataaATCAGCTCGGGGTGCCTTGCCTTTCCTTGCGTTCCGCACAGGTGCTTCATCTGAGGAAGAGCCCCTTCCTTAATTGGCTTGAGCAATTTCGGAGGGCGTTTGAAACAAGGCTCGGTGGAACGGAATAGGCGCAGGTGGAGCCTCCCCTTAAGTGTCGGTCGACCCCTTATTCTACCTCTAGATGGACAATTGCTCCGGTCGGTCTTCATGGGTCGCTCGGCCTCCCAAGGGCGACGTTTCTTATTGAGTCAGCCGATCGGCTAGCGCTCTTTGTTGTTGCTGCTCAACTAATTTTGCCGCTCACGATTGTACAagtgcgtcgagctcctcttgagtgagcgtcaccGTGTGAAGTCGTCAAGTTTCTTCCATCCTCTCGGCTCGGAtgtaggtgcgttcccacagacgacgccaaatttgattctATCCGAGAGTTGAGATGACGGATGCTGGAGATGTGGCGCTCCTGCTAACCGTGAGTGGACCTCCGACGAGACTAGCCTGCAAGCACAAAAGCGTCAGCGCCAAGCCAGGGAGtggttccccggcgatgaccctccgacgcttaagtcagatcTCCGGCGAAGCAGCAAGCAAGCAAAGAAATGAAAGTGGCAGCGCAACTGTAGCTATAGTAGAatgaacatacctccgtcgaagcccctggggtccttatatagggctcctaggAGACGCATGCACGATTCCCAAggcatgcacgctcctcaaagtatACCTTGAaaggacgtgtcagaaaagcatgtctgacgccatacctcaaCAACCTGAGCATATCCCttacgtgacagtggaagcttccaccgtgcGATTCTCTATCTGACCATGTCGCCAGTTGTGCCGCCTGTCGGCGACAGTGATTCCTAGGAAGATATTCCCAGCTGCTCCCTTTGTTCGTTACTGGTTCGAGTAGGAGagtgccgagcgggagagccgctcagcCGATCCATGTCCATCAGATGGCTACTCTTCATGGGGGTCGAGTGGAAGAGCCACTCGGCTAATCGCTGATGTCCTGGCGTTGCCGTCTTTAGGGATGAGAGTGAAGATCGCTCGACCACCATTCGATTGATCTGACCGTTGTTGCCGAACGAGGGAGCCGTGTCTTTGCATTACCAGATTCGGGACCTGGTGAGAGTCCGAGAGGGATGACCGCTCGGCACACGCTTCGGCGATGAACTCTGAGCGTCAGAAGCTCGGTACCTGGCCGAGCTATAGTGATGTTGGTCCGACAATTCCTTGATCCGACCGGACGAGtagggcgtccggtcggacgatgaTCCAGGAACGTTGACTGCCTTAATCCTGACCTTTCACGTGGCCATGACCTTCTCCCGGGCAGGCCCCACCTTACCACCGAATcaattacattaccaaacgtagtaatgtaatcaagattacattacattataaatttgattacattacatcTAACCAAACGTAAccttagtaaaattagaaaaagaaaatatagacttGAAAAGATAATTAACCAATGCATGCCCCTTAGATTTGTTTGatagtttaaaattagaaaacaataaattaaaaatacaaatcaaaagtttgaaaaatgatcatgcatgtTTGAAActgaataactttcaaaaaccAAAGTATGATAGgctaaactggtatattagaaaacaccagACACAAATTATAAAAGTCCCTAGAAGTTACATACCTcccaaatttttagtaaatctaGTAAGTAGGAACTTGTACTGGGTTCTAAAATCATATTTAGGTTAACTATTTTTTTGGACTTAGggatttcagaaagaaaattaaatgtttaatttctttaaaatgctTTGTCTAAAAAGTCGTTGTTGTTCCAattaataaccaagaaggcctagtgcctcgccacagcctggaagtcaactattgaaataaatatttaattgacttactgtgaagcatttaactaatgctttaaatttttgttagaaaaatttatttaggtctgatcattaaaatttgtttaagttattttttttttttgaaaatttaatctaaaCAATATGTTGACTTTTTTTTCTGTTAGGAAATATTTATGAACTAATTATCAAAAtgcaaatttttttatttctaccTAAAATTCAACAATTAAAGgagttttttttaaatcaaaatttttaaaacttaaccttttatatttttttatttttctcttagactttaaagttagtttttccaaagtcattttaaaagtacctcatttttaatgtgaacaaaagagggagtagtaaagattaagtctagagcAGGGTAGttagtataaaatttttttgtaaagGGATCAAGCTTGAAGTTCCCTAGATTAGGAAGCGAGGGAAGGTCAGATCGCCATGCGGTAGTCTAGGAAGTATACTCAAGCATCTCAATGAAGAAAAATAGTTCTTCCACTTTTTGTTGGAAGAAAGTAGATTTCCAAAAAATACTGCTTTCAGGTGAGATTGAAACAAAAAAAACCCTCATTCTGATTTTTTGGGTATAGAAACAAGTGAAAGTTATGAGGGGTAGGTGGAATATCATACAAACAAAATAGAATAAACATACTGCATATGCTACGGAATGTGTTCAGGGCAAATTGTGAAAGAAGAATGTTAAAATAATGGTTTATCTCATATAGAAAGCTGGGGATTGGAAAAGACAAACCAACTTTCATTTGGTCTTTAAAGAAAATGGCAAAGCCTGGGGGGAACGAAGTGGGTGATCTTGAGGGGAAGGAAGGCAGATAGGATAGTTCTCAGGGATCTAGTATTATAAGTAGAGAGCATATTGATCAACATTATCAAAATCCGAATGAGTAaagacataccaaggagcaacaGATTCCTGGGCCATGAGAATACAAGAAAGCCGACGAAAGGTTTGGGAAAGGACTTCCTGGTTGAGACCGAAGATCAAAAGAAAACAGATGGATAGAAGGAAATTGTCGGGCTAAGTTCCACCACGCCCATCCGATTAAAATGGGAAAATCATTACTAACCATTGGTCTGCGATTAGCTAGGGGAGGAGTGTCTTTGGTCCATACGAAAAGACGTGCATCAACTGTCACTTTAAAGAATGTGTTAATGGGACACGTGCCCCTCTCCCATAAAgggacatttatgatggaaaagACAGCTGAATCATTATGAAGAAAAATGTCTTCCCGCGTATTAGTAGTACACTACTAGATGTCAATCTTCTGACAAACTTTTTTTTGAGTATTGTTAAGCGTAGTACTAATCGATTAGTGAAGATGCATTTGCCCGGTTGGACTAATACTCGATGGCAAGAAGAGATATCTCCACctagtaaggctaactaaaaggACGAGCTGGCCAAAAGAAGACTCGGGTCCGGTGAGTCGGCTattagtctccttcgactagacttgaatgtGAGGTTGGTGATATGGGGTGTTAAATATGGACCCCGGGTTGACATGAAAGAtaaagtcaaggtgaggtggTGGTTCAAGTCAAGATGAGGTGATGGTTAAAATCCTGGAGAGGTGGTAGTCAAATGGTCCGCCTTTTAAGGAACTCGACACTTCGCTCATCGTAAAAGTCCCCAAGACAGGTCGACTGGGCCTTATGATTGATCGACCCTTATGATCGGTCGATCCTAAGGAACCTGGTGTGTTGTGCTAGTAACAGAACACTTGGCATATAGATGGTTGACCCTTGGGACGCTCGGGTTTGGTAAGTTCGTCTGGTAATATACCAGTCTACCATAAGACCATCCAAGAATATATTTGTCTGAGTCTCAGTAGTCCAACTTTTTGCTCAGAACACAACGTAACACACCACCAGACAAAAAATATATGATAGGACAAGTATATGAGCTTTCACTGTTCGTTCCCCCGACCTCCTACATATGGGAAATTGGGCATAAAATCGACTAAGGTTAGCTCCATATTTTGGCCTCTACAAACCATGTAGGGCAAATCTCAGAAGATATCTGGCCGGGTCTTCAGACTTCGGGCTGTCACCATGGGAACCAGTCCCCAAGCACAAGGATGATCGACTGATAGTTCAGGTCGAGCCTTTCAAGGGTCAACATTCCGCTCTCTAGGAATGAGTATCCCTATAAATTGTCGGTCTGTCATGAAACCACCCGAAACTAGGAGACTTGGTTCTCCCTTACTATATCATCAGATCTCCGACCTCATACAATATATAGATCATGGTAGTCTCGATAGTTCCGGTCGGGCCTTTCAAGGGTCAACATCACCCTCTCCAAGAACGAGTATCCCTATAAATGGCCAATCGATCATAAAATCACCTAGATCTAGGAGACTTGGTTTTCCCTTACTATATCATCAGATCTCTGACCTCATACAATATACAGATCAAGGTAGTCCTAAAAGGTCGACAAGCCTTACAGAACTCAGGGTTCCATTTATCACCCTCTGCTAACATATGGTCGGTCGAGCTACAGAGATATATTCTGGAGATAAGATTGTCAGAGAATTACAAcagtctgtcagagaataacaatCATATATCAAAGAATATTACTCTATGATAACATGAACATTCAATAGAACATTCCTCAAATGTTACTCTACATTGTCTATTATCTGACACTTTATTACAGCATATTCCTCCAGTCACCTCATTAATGACATCATTTATAAAAAGGGCGCACACGGATAACGGAAGGTTCCTTGGATGGTAATTATATGCCCCTCAGGTTGTACATATTCCCTTACTCGGCAACTTCTGACATCGGACATTCCTTGTTATCTCATGATTGTAGAGGTTACagaggtgatatataaagggAGTCCTCTCCGATGAGAAGGTACACAAAAAATATTCTTCATTAAGCTCTCTCACACTCTACTACTCAACTATTATTCTACTTTCCGCTTGAGCAATACACTGACTTAAGCGTTGGAGGGTCTTCGCCATATACTCATTCCCTAGTCATTGGCACTGACATTCTGTTGGCTCATTCAAGTGTGTGCAGGGAGCTTATCACACCAGCCCATAGTTTTTTGATTCAATCTAGATGTCTTCACTCAGTCAATGTTGTAATCACCTGCCCAGCACGCCATCTCGAGCTTTCAGACAGGAACACCTGGTATGGAATGCTAACTAACTCATGGATTCAATTATATTAAAACACATGAAAAATCTATTCAATTTACTAACCTGATTAGACAAATCTTTGCACTTCACATACCTGTATCAAGGGTATCAATGAATCTGGGGAGGACCTTTGGGCCAGCACTGGTGGTGAACCACTGCCAGGGATCTGGATCTACATCGTTAGACTAGTTTTTGGAACTATAGTAGGGATAGGGGCATACAACCTCATCTGGTTCACCAACAAGACACTTTGAGAGATCACCAATAGTGGATCTTTCCTCAAGAACCTAAGGAACAACTCCCCTTGATCTAGATTCTCAAAGAGAAACTTTGTCCCCTTTCATCCTCTAATTAACTTAGCGATCGACTATAGACTAACATCGTAATTTATCTCCCTTCATAAAAGCTAGAAACGAATTGTGAGGGGTGTCTGAGATGACCATAATTAACTTTTGCTACTATCAAAGAGAAACTTTGTATCTCATTATGTTTCCTAGTGTGAAATAAGTGCGAGTAACAAACTCTCTAATTCTATTTTAGGGTTTTCAGACATAAAAATCAAATGGGCGTCCTGAAACATCATATTGACACCCTTTTTTCCCCAAAAAAAGTCAAATGAACACTGCTCTAGGAAAATGAATACCCTTTATCTCAAAAATACTTGAATATTCAACGCTGTTTAAAAAACTAGTTGATAGTTGTTACACGTTATAAAAGTTACATACTAGCTTCTATACACTCAATCATAATTAGATTATGTTAATTTAAAATGTAATAAGTGTCATAGAGTCCCCATCATTTAGTTTGCACATTGAAATGTTGTTTTGATTAAGTtatcactaaaaaaaaaaatcaaaatcaaaataatataaaattaccaTGATAAAAGCTATATATTGTAGAAGTTAGCATCTATGTTTTACAATTATAGAAGTTAACAACCTAGCTTTTACACGGTCGAATAATTAGATTATGTATGATAAAAACTAATTGCCAATTTCTATATATTATAAAAGATAGATGCCAACTTTTATAATTGTAAAACCTAATTGCTAGCTTTTACACGACTGAATTTTTAGAGAATATAAAGATATTTTAGGCATATCACTTTACGAGTGCatatttaactttaattaaaaatGAGAAACTCTACAAAATCACAAATTTAGGGGCACCCTTTTCATTTTTACCTATTAAAATTCTAAATCATGGTCTCAGACACATGTATTATGAAAGTTAGGCTAGTGACATTTCTATAAGGTTTGATTGCTGAATGGTGCTGAACTAGGTCCACATTTCTTTTTTAAGACCAAATGTAAGGAATGAATAATAACATCACAGTAAAACTGGCTTTTGATATGGGTTTTAGGCCATCATCAAGGAAGGGTGGACTAATTCTCTGCTGCAAGTTCAATATCCAAAACATATATTAGGCTTCTTGAAATACCAGAATCATAGATCGGTAATTGCTGGAACTCCTTCAGCCTATTGAACTGACATGAGGAAAGGTGAAAGCCGAGCAAACATGACCAATGCAGTTGATGACATAGTTAGATACAACATCAAATAACATAACTGCTGGATCTAAATTATATATCTTCGGCAATATGCATTCTTACATAACTAAGCTGGCCCCAAACTTTTCTGGGTCACCTCCAAGATTCCTTATCCCGGCCGACGCTGACTGCGCTTTTGAGGTATTGGAGTGGGATAGGTAGGATCATGGAAAGAGCATATGTCAGGTACAAAAACAGAATCAGATGCAGCAGGATAATGGCGGATCCTTTGCCAGCTGAGTCCGGATGCAGTTGGTGGGGAAGGAATTTCTGGAACTCTCCATGGGTACTCAGGAACCAGCTGCCCTAAGCATTCGCTATCGTCTACATCATCGTCAGTGGTGCGATGAAGTGATGATCCTTCAGAGCTTCCAATCTTTCCACTGTCAGCCTGTCAAACAAATGATATTAATCATCACACAAGTAAACTCTGAAAAAAATTTTCTTTATGCCCGTCTACAAGGCCTACCTTCGAAGAATTATGCTCAGTGAAACCAAAAGCTTGGTTAAACTCTGGGAAGCTAAAGAACTCATCTAAAGGCCAATCCAATATACTCCCAGACATATTGAACCCTAAGACTGGGGCCTTATTTGCCACTACACCTCCATCCTTGGGCATTTGACTAGATAGCACTCCATCAGTGTCATGGGATACCACAGGATTACTATTGCTAGGCAATTGTTTGGATTGTGATCTTACAGGCCTTCCTGAAACATGAAATTGTGGGTCCACAAGAGGAGCAGCTGGTTCAGCGGGGTCAAGGCCTACTCGCACCCCTGTTAGTAAAAATCTCTGGTGAGCAGACACATATGGGTTTGTCCTGTGTATAGCAACATCACATTTCCTGCAAAGCAAAGCACGATCTTCCAAGCAAAAGAAGTAACCAGAAGCTTCCTGCAAAGAAATAAGCTTAGTTCGAAGTGTTTGTGAttcaaagagaaaaagaagaatgaaTAGAGACACAGACAACAGAAAGAAAGCGATAGCTAAACAGAAGCAATTTTTAttagttaaaataaaaaagaatgctAACTAGATTATCTTGCAAAGTTACGAGGCTGATAAATATCAACACGACAAGTCCATGTAACAACAACGTTACAGATGGGGTTTCTAATGTTTTAAGTGACATGCAACTCAACATGACTAGGTAACAAAAGAGTCTATATCATCTAGAGACATTCCCATGACAAAATGAAATAATGAGCACATGCAGAGTAATCATATGGTACAGCACATCACATTAGATTGGGAAAAAAACAAATTTCTCAGCTATTTGTGAGTGGATAGATCTAGAGGATCTCCCTCCATAATAGAACAGAGGCATTGATTGAATTAGTTGCATGCAAGCTCGACCAAGGTGGATTCAAGTATGTGGATCAGATTGACTTTACCAAGTGCAGTGGTGGAGCATGCTATGAGGAGCAAAACCATTCTAAAGTATTTGCCTTGAAGTTTCAGATGGATTATGCAGAGTGAAAATTGTTTGATATCACTACATGTTGAACACAATAGGCACGCAATTGCCCAAATGTCTAATAAAAAATCGTGTTAAATTTGTTTTACAAGTGGCAACTAGGGTTACATCAATTTGTCAAGTTTTCATTGTACTTTTTCTCCC
This region of Zingiber officinale cultivar Zhangliang chromosome 9A, Zo_v1.1, whole genome shotgun sequence genomic DNA includes:
- the LOC122020948 gene encoding B-box zinc finger protein 22-like, giving the protein MKIQCNACGAAEAVVLCCADEAALCWACDERVHAANKLAGKHQRVPLLSDGAGAGGSSSSRGVPKCDICQEASGYFFCLEDRALLCRKCDVAIHRTNPYVSAHQRFLLTGVRVGLDPAEPAAPLVDPQFHVSGRPVRSQSKQLPSNSNPVVSHDTDGVLSSQMPKDGGVVANKAPVLGFNMSGSILDWPLDEFFSFPEFNQAFGFTEHNSSKADSGKIGSSEGSSLHRTTDDDVDDSECLGQLVPEYPWRVPEIPSPPTASGLSWQRIRHYPAASDSVFVPDICSFHDPTYPTPIPQKRSQRRPG